AGATCCGGCGCCTGCGCCGGTTTCGCGAATAGCTGCGTCCCTCCCGGTGCCCGGAACGAGCAGTCGGTCAGCGAGCTTCTTTTCAAGCTCCGGAGCCTGTGAGGAACCGAGTGCAGCGACATTCATGGCCGCGTAGAGGGCGCCCGTAGGCGAGTGCGCGAAGCATGAACGGAATCCGTCCGCGTCAGCCTTCCCCGGGCCCGTGGTCTTCGGATCGGTGGGGACAGCCATCTTCCCAACAAGCTCCCATTTAGACGCCGGTGCCGTTCCCAGCGCTGTGTCATTGCTGGAGGGCAGCCCGCAAACACTCTTGCCGGTAGCGTCCGCCGCAGCGGACGGGGTAGCAGAGGCGCTGGACGAAGGTGAAGCTGGGGCGGGCTGGGCAGTGGTGTCGCCCTTGGGGAGCAGGAAGATGACGACGGTGGCCGCGAGGAGCGCCACGACCAGCGCCGCAGCGATGATGAACCCGGGCTTGGTGACGGGGTTGGCCTCGGGAGTGCTTTCGGTGGACTGGCTCATGGTGAACCTCCGTGTGGTGGTGATTTAGACGAATGCGCGAACGATGCCGGAGGCGCCGGTGATGATGATGCAGCCCAGCAGTACCCAGCCGAGCTTGCCGATGGCCTGGGCTCCCTCGCCGCGCTGGAGCTGGATGACCATGCCGATACCGACGATGATCACGCCGAGGACGCCGAGGACCAGGCCGATGCCGGAGGCCCAGTTCAGGATGGTGAGCAGGCCGCCGGCCTGGGCCGGGACAACCGGGGTCGGGTTGGGGATGACGCTGGAGTCCAAGAGTGCCAGGGAGTTCATGGTGAGACCTTTCATTTGGTGGTGCGGGTGTCAGCTACGAGTGCAGCTATGTCGGTGGTGAAACGTTGGTATTCGCGGGCAGAGGGGACACTGGGGGTGTCTTCATGCCGCCAGGCCTCCACCCAGGGCAGGGTCCAGAGGCGGGGCGCTCCCCCGCCGACAATGGCGGTGAAGTCGCGAAGGGCTTTGGGGGTCTTGCCGGGGGCGTCGGCCAGTACGGCAAGGCCGAGGAGGTCAACGGCGGGAGCGGCCCCTGACGCCCAGTGGGTGAGGGCGCTGCGGGCCGCACTCAGTCCGCGCATATCGGCGCGGCACACCAGCAGCAGCTTCGGGACGCTTCCGTCTTGCGGAACCGGCCAGCTGTGGCCGGTGGCGCGTGCCCCGTCCAGGATCTCCGCGAGCCGGCTTTCCCCGGAGCCGCCGTGCGCCCCGGTGACCCAGAGGGCAGCGTTTCCGGCGACGGTCCGACGGCCCAGCCGGTCAGCGGCGTCGGGTTCGACCATGCCCAGCAACGGAGCGGTGATGGCCGCCGCCGGCGGCGTGTGTACCTCCGTCTCTGGAGTTTCCGTCTCGACGGCGGGGCGGCTGATCCAGGGGTTCAGGGTCTGCTGCATGGGTCCTCCTTTCGAATGTCCGGTGGGTGGGTGGTTAGAAGCCGTCGGCGACGGCCGCGGCCGCGGCGAGCCACGCCCGCTGTGTGGCCGGCTGGAGGGCTTCGTACCGGATGGGTCCGTTGACCAGGGCGGGGTCGTAAGGGATGCGGACGACGGCGCGGACGAAGGGTTCGAAGCCCTTGGCGATCCGCTCGGCCTCGTCCTTGGCCCGCTTCAGGGCATCCCCGCTCATGGACCGTTTCGCGTCGGTGGACTCGGAGACGATCACGACCGCGTTGCGGGCCAGCTCCGCGTCGTGGCCGCCGCGGGATTCCAGGGTCTGCAGCGTCAGCCGGGCGGCTTCGGCGCGGTCCTCGATAGCCGTAACAGGAACGACGAGCTGGTTGGTGTGGTCGATCATGCGGCGCCAGTTCGCGGCGCGGGCGGTATTGCCCGAGTCCATGACAACGAGCCGGTAGTACCGGGTCAGGACCTGGTGGGCGATATCGACTTCCTCCGCGGTGACTTCGTGGTCGCCTTCCTCGTTCTCATCCGAGCGGAGGACATCGAACTTATCCGCCGTCTGGTGGTGGACGAACTTGGCGATTTCGGCCGCGTTCGTGGACGGGGACAGCAGCTCGGTCGAGGAATCGATCAGGTCAAGGACGCTGCGGTCGTGGGAGCCCTTTTCGGTCCGCCAGCCAAGCGTCCCCTGGGATTCGTTGTTGTCCCACGCGACCGTGGCCGCGCCGCTGTAGCGGGCGAGGATAGCCGAGAGCATGACGACGGTGGGGGTCTTGTTGGCCCCTCCCTTGCGGTTGACCACGGCGATGGTGCGCGGGCCGGGCCAGTGCTGGCTGACCGTACGGATGTCCTCGCGTTCGGAGAGTTCTTCGTCCGAGGGGTTCATGCGGATACCCAGGCGGGTGAGCGCGCCGCGCCAGCCCTGGGTGGCCGGCTCGAGGACCGGGGCGCTGACCAGGAAGGAGGTGTCCTTCAGGCTGCGCCGCGTCGGAGCCGGCTCCTCCACTGCAGCTTCAGTCACGTTAGAGGCCACGGGCGGCCACGGCTGGGCATCGGCTACAGCGGCGGGAGACGGCGCGGTCTCAACAGGCTTCGCGGCGGGCTCCGGTGCCGTAAGAGGCGTGGTTTCGATGACGGCGGGAGCGGCGGTCTCCGGGGTGGTGGCGGGGGCCTCGACCCGGCGGCGGGCCGTGCGGGGTTCATAGGAGACGGATTCGATCTTGTTGTCCGGATGGACAATGAGTTCGCCGTGGCCCTCGGGGTCCTCGATCTGGACCCTCACGGGGCGCTGGAGCGTTTGCGCTTCACCGACGACCAGGGCCAGGGCGTTGTTGCGCAGGTCCTGCAGGGAATCCCCGGCGGGAACGATGCGGGAGTTACCCGCGACGACGACCTCGGCGGTGCCGTTGTCGCGGACGATGGCCTTGATGCTGGGGAAGGCCATAACTTGCGTAGGTGAGGTACCCATCGGCTTGTTCCTTAGATGTGAGAAGGGGAAAAGGCGGTGACGTTCAGGATGCTGGCGGGGTGAGACGGTTGACCTTCCACGGAGCATCCTTGCCCGTGCGGAGCAGCTGCAGCGTGTAGGTCCCGGCGTTCGTCGGGACGGCGGCGGTCGCGCCGTAGCCGTTGGCCTCATCGACGGACAAGGTGGCCGCTCCGGTCACCCGGGAGGCCGGGATATTGGAGGGGTCCACGGAGGAATAGTCGGCCGTGGCCTGAGGCGTAAGCCAGCGGGCCAGGTCGTTGGCCCACTGCTTCTCATCCAGGGTGGGCCGGGCGAAGTCGGTCATCGCGTTCTCGGCCGCGTCGACGGCGGCGTCCTTGCTGGCCTGGTCCCATTCGATGCCGATGGTGGCCGGTATTGTGCCGCCGGGTGCCTGGGGGCCGCTGTTGGCGCTCAATGAGACTGGGGCGGAGGGGGTGGGGCTGGCGCTGGAAGAGGACGCGGGCGCGGTCCCGGTGGACGCGGCAGGGGCGCAGGCCGCGCACAGCAGCGCCACCGCGATCAGGGTCAGGGGCTTCTTCACTTCGTCTCCTCTTGGCTGGGCAGGTACAGGAAGGCTGAGGGGACCGTGTTGGACACGGTCCGGGTGTAGTAGTTGTGGTCATCCGGGGCCGGGTTGCCGTTGTAGCCCTCTTCGACGTAGGTGCTGTTGTCCTTGACTTCCTTCACGACGCCGACGTGGCCGAAGTTGGGGTCCGCTCCCCCGGTCCCTGGGGCGTACCAGACCACGGCACCGACTTTGGGTGCGTGGCCGGTGGGCCAGCCCTTGGCGTCCCAGCCGTCCTTCCACTTCAGGGCCGAACCCAGGCCCTGGCCATCGGGGCGGAAGTTGCTGTTGAGGAACCTGAACGGTGCACTCGTGGATCCCATCTGCTGGTTGACCCGCCACAGGGCGAAGTCCACGCACTCCCGGTAGTACATGCCCAGCGGTGAGGTGCTGGCGGCGGTGGCCCCGGCCTGCGTCCAGGTCGGTGAGTTCTTCCACGGGTAGTCGTTCCCGGCACCTGACTGGCCGGGGATCCCGCACTCGCTTCCCTGAAGAGAGAACTTCGGTGTGGAGAGAGCCTGGACGATTTTCACGGCCTCGGGCCAGTACTTCTGGTAGTGGTACGGGTCGGCATTGCGCTGGACTCTGTTGGCAGCGATGGTCGGTTCCAGCAACTCCCACCCAGGCACCGCCTGCAGCGCCTTCATGAAGTTCGTTGCGCTCGTGGTCGGGTTCATGCGGTCCTCATAGGATCCCCACGCGCCGTTGCCGCGCTGCTGGAACAGGCCGCGGGAGTCGGGGCCGGCGGTGTCGCCGGTGTCCAGAACGCGCAGGCCGGATTCGCCCAGGGCAACCATCACCGCGATCATCTGACCATTCACGGAAAGGTTCAAAGCCTTACCCGCTCCCATGATCGAGGCGGCGTTCTTCAGCTGCTCCTGGGTGTAGCCGGCGACTTTGGTATTGGCGTCCACGGAGACGGACATTGCCGGGCCGCAGTCCGCGGCAGCGGGCTTTGCCGGCCCCAAAAGCAAAAGCATCGAGGAAATGAGGCCTAGCAGGGCCACAGGAACAGCTACGGCTACGCCGGTGGCGAGCGGCTTGGCTTGCACGAGTGATCCCCCCTAAGTTTATCTAAAATATTATAGCGATACTTTAAGTATTGCCCTAGCGACGGTTTAGCCGCAGCTGCCGGCACTGCGCGACAAGTAGGATGTTCGATATGCCTCGACTGGTTAAGCCCGCAGACGCCGCATGGAACGAGTCGGTAGCGACCGCTCAGGCGGTCTTTAGTAGCGGCGTAAACCTAGCCCTGCTCCACCACTTGGCCGCCAGGGCTGTGCCAGCAACCCGGTCCGAACTTGCGCACGAGCTCAAGGACTTTTCGCCCGCAAGCCTGAGCAAGGCAGCGGGCGTCCTTGCCGCCGCCGGGGTGTTGAAGAAAACGCCAGTGCTCGGGTCAACCTCCGGGCGCCTGAACCACGCATTCTCGGCAGATCTGCCGCGCATTGAGTCGCTGATAGACAGCCTCCGGCGGTATGCGCTTGCGGAGGAAAAGTGAAGCGGCGCATGGCTCGCCTCGTGATGGTGCGGTAAGTAACGCTCCGTTGCTCTGCCGGGTTTAGCCTGCACGAGTGGTAGGTCATGACTCAAGGATAGCCAACCTTAGACATGTCTAAGGCATTCTCAGGGATCTAGTCCGTGGATTTCATCTCTTCTTCGAGGATTTTGGCGATGGCCGAGGTCGCTTCGGGAGAGAGGTCCCCGAGAGCCCTGGCCGCAAAGCTGCGGACTTCAGCAATTCTCATGGCTTTCAAGAGTTTGAGCTGAGCCTCCACTCGCGCCGGGAGGGAAGGGTCCGAGTCGAGCAAGTAAGCGGGCGGGACGCCGAAGAACTCTGCGAGAGCGGAGAGGAGCTTCGGATCGGTTACGGTCGCCCCAGTTCCTTCGCGCATGTAGAACCAGCGCGCCCGGGACAACCCCACGCCCTTCTCGGCCAGGGCAGCTTGGATGTCAGCAAACTTGTACGGCTGGCCCCCTTCCGCAACCACGACGTCCATGAGGAGGTCCAGGCGGCGAGCCAATTCCTCCCGCCGCTGAGAGGCGTTGTCTTTGCGGTTCATACGGCAGTCCTATCGAGGCTGGAGGGTGTATGAGGCGTTTTCAGAAATTTCTCAGCATCGAGTAGTGCTGACCCATGTTGGTTCCACACATCCTCCAAACCGACAGAGTCAACCAGCAGGCAGTCTCGCACCTCCGTGATCCGGCGCTGCAGCGCGGCATGCGGGTTGGAGCTCAATATGTCTTTACCCGGCGACCCGCCCTGGTGGAGCACCAGATGTGGGTTGCTGGCGGTGGAGGCCTTCCAAAGCGGCCGAAGCCGAAACAGCCGCCACCGGGCAGCCAGGGCTGCAGATGTAGCTGCAGCAATCCCCACCAGCCGTGACGTGGAGAGCCCGGCAGCCACGCACACGACGGAGATAGCCTGGCCGGCGCCATAGAACGGAGAGAAGGATTCCTGTCCCGCGTGGTCCGTGGTGAGCTGCAGCAAGGACCGGACCGCAAGGAGCGAAATGGCGCCGAAGCAACCGGCGCATACAAGAAAGAACCCGAGGCGGAAGGCGGAGGACATTTTGCTCAGATAGCCGAACACAGACCGGATGACACTAGCGCTTGTGTAGGCGATGAAGAACGAAGCGGCCAACAGGAACGCGGTCATGCCAGGCTGGGACCCGTATGTGCGGATCAGTGAGGGGCTGGTGACGGGTAGGTCGCTGATTGAAAAGCCGACCACGACGATGAGCGATGAGGCAATCCAGGCGGCCCTGTGGCGCCGCTCCTTACGCAGACTCTGCTGCCCCGAGGGCGGCCCGGCAGCGTTCGTTACGGCAGTGTAAAGCTGGGCGAACGCGGCGAGGACGCACAAGGAGAGGACCAGGCCGGCGAAGTTTCGGTTGCCTGTGAGCGAGTCCACGAAAATGTAGACAGGTTCGATGTACAGCGTAAAACCGGCTGTCGCGAAAGCCGACGCCAAAAAAGCTGGCCGTGCCGGCCGGTTCCAGAGACCGGAGAGCCTGAGCAAGGTCAAAATCCCTAGGCTGACCGCAACCACGATGCTCGTCATCCGAATACCTCTGCAAACCTGGATGGCTCATCGAGTGGCCGCAGATGAGCGCGCCACATCCTGTCCATCACGATGTCCGCAAAAGTCTCCGCACGTTTCTCCTCGGACACCGTGAAGGTGGCGCAGCTGGCCGAACTTCGACGGCCCAGTAGCTTGGGCTCCGAAGCGTCGACCTGCAATTGGTTAGTGACCATCGAAGCGCCCAGGAGTGGCATCGGGCGCGCGACGTTTCCGCGGGCCTGCTCATGGTGGCCCAGGAGGAGGTGTCCGAATTCGTGGCACACGAAATGATCTTCCCGCCGGCGCTCATCGGCGGGGGCGAAGAGGATCAGATCGACCGCTGCGTTGCAGTAGGTCATGGCGCATACCGGGCTTCCGGCAAGTTCTTCGGTTCGGCGGACCACGAGCTTCCTCGCTCTTCGGGACGATACTGCGTCCCTGAGAGCGTCCAGCGTCAGCTTCTCGGGCAGGTCGAGCTGCGCAATGGTCGACTGAACCGTCGCGACGTAGCTCGGCATCAGCAGCGGGGTCATGATTTCCCCGGACCCAGATTCTCCAGCACGTACCCCGAGGGATACTGCGACGATCCGGAGAGACCGGGCCGGAACCTCGGGGTCTGCCTCAGCGGGCGAACCGCCGTGATGGTTGACTTCAATCTCAGTAAACCGCTTAGGACGGTCTTGACGACGGGATTGGGGCGGGGCAGGCCCAAGGCCGCGGATTGACGCGGATCGTCCAGCATCGCAGATAGGAGAGTTTCAGTGGCCGGCCGGAGGGGCTTAGGAAGCCGGCCCCGAAGAACACCCAGCGTAGAGTCCATGAGTTCGAGCCCGGCCGGGCTCGCCGCCACATTTTGCCGCTCGTAGTCGTCCAGGAACGCGGCGGCACCAGCGAAGTCGCTTGGTATGTTCCGAAGACCCATGCGTTCTCCGAGGTCTGAGAAAAAATCAACTGCGGCTTGCTTCTCGGTTTCCAGAGATGCCCGCCAGGCATGGCGGTCGGCCCACCGGATGGGAACGACGAGCATTGTCATCAGGACGTAAACAAAGTCTTCGTTGCTGCCAGGCACTCCCCTATGGACATTGCGCAAGAGTGCCACCATGGCGGCGCCCCGTTCGCTGTCGAGGCCG
The window above is part of the Arthrobacter sp. FB24 genome. Proteins encoded here:
- a CDS encoding CHAP domain-containing protein; its protein translation is MQAKPLATGVAVAVPVALLGLISSMLLLLGPAKPAAADCGPAMSVSVDANTKVAGYTQEQLKNAASIMGAGKALNLSVNGQMIAVMVALGESGLRVLDTGDTAGPDSRGLFQQRGNGAWGSYEDRMNPTTSATNFMKALQAVPGWELLEPTIAANRVQRNADPYHYQKYWPEAVKIVQALSTPKFSLQGSECGIPGQSGAGNDYPWKNSPTWTQAGATAASTSPLGMYYRECVDFALWRVNQQMGSTSAPFRFLNSNFRPDGQGLGSALKWKDGWDAKGWPTGHAPKVGAVVWYAPGTGGADPNFGHVGVVKEVKDNSTYVEEGYNGNPAPDDHNYYTRTVSNTVPSAFLYLPSQEETK
- a CDS encoding MAB_1171c family putative transporter encodes the protein MTSIVVAVSLGILTLLRLSGLWNRPARPAFLASAFATAGFTLYIEPVYIFVDSLTGNRNFAGLVLSLCVLAAFAQLYTAVTNAAGPPSGQQSLRKERRHRAAWIASSLIVVVGFSISDLPVTSPSLIRTYGSQPGMTAFLLAASFFIAYTSASVIRSVFGYLSKMSSAFRLGFFLVCAGCFGAISLLAVRSLLQLTTDHAGQESFSPFYGAGQAISVVCVAAGLSTSRLVGIAAATSAALAARWRLFRLRPLWKASTASNPHLVLHQGGSPGKDILSSNPHAALQRRITEVRDCLLVDSVGLEDVWNQHGSALLDAEKFLKTPHTPSSLDRTAV
- a CDS encoding DUF6668 family protein, which encodes MQQTLNPWISRPAVETETPETEVHTPPAAAITAPLLGMVEPDAADRLGRRTVAGNAALWVTGAHGGSGESRLAEILDGARATGHSWPVPQDGSVPKLLLVCRADMRGLSAARSALTHWASGAAPAVDLLGLAVLADAPGKTPKALRDFTAIVGGGAPRLWTLPWVEAWRHEDTPSVPSAREYQRFTTDIAALVADTRTTK
- a CDS encoding oxygenase MpaB family protein: MSHLWPLLLEFDSMHKSRVESLKRQGTLSRSQYEEIYRRFVLFDLAEDMDLGFFLAYYRNFSIPSLAGTLAATGEIRSRPQKRSYDTAIVIYEIIAGGLDSERGAAMVALLRNVHRGVPGSNEDFVYVLMTMLVVPIRWADRHAWRASLETEKQAAVDFFSDLGERMGLRNIPSDFAGAAAFLDDYERQNVAASPAGLELMDSTLGVLRGRLPKPLRPATETLLSAMLDDPRQSAALGLPRPNPVVKTVLSGLLRLKSTITAVRPLRQTPRFRPGLSGSSQYPSGYVLENLGPGKS